A genome region from Geminicoccus roseus DSM 18922 includes the following:
- the glgX gene encoding glycogen debranching protein GlgX, whose translation MDLRVLPGRPYPLGVTLDGNGVNVALPTVDAQKIEFCIFDGRGEREIARLALPERSNGIVFGRIEGVAPGTRYGLRVHGPYAPRAGHRFNPNKLLVDPFARMLDRPFRLARSMFGYQRGHHDADLSFDEQDSAPDMPKAIVTKPSRPCADSRPRTAWTRTIVYEAHVKGLTRLHPALPERVRGKLTGLAEPAILDHLTRLGVTAVELLPIHAFLDERHLVENGLGNYWGYNPVAFSAPDPRYLVDGGEDELAATVERLHGAGLEVILDVVYNHSAEGDEFGPTVSLRGLDNALYYRLDPADPRSYLNDSGCGNTLAVERAPVLRLVMDSLRHWASLGVDGFRFDLAPTVARNAAGFQGDGAFLMALRQDPVLADLKLIAEPWDIGPGGWQTGNFPDGFTEWNDRYRDDLRRFWKGEPEMIGPLATRLAGSQDLFGRNGRGPWASLNFITAHDGFTLRDLVSYERKHNQANLEDSRDGTDDNHSWNNGVEGPSNDPAVVARRKDDIRALMAALILSRGTPMLTMGDEFARSQGGNNNAYCQDGPQTWLNWTELPPEGEGLVDLVGQLVRLRQAHPALHPERFLNGQSVTWRREDGRAFDNGDWYRHDRRFIGMELRTEPDAHGLEDPDHVYVAVNAHDAPVRLTLPPADHRWRLELSSASGASPVPHGIQPELQARSVTVLTDRAAPSDGNDPETLKRLADLAGIDLAWWDIAGTRHEVAPDSLKALLRAMRIPADSPGDIADSFTRLDQAPWQATLPKLSSGRADRPIVLDVTVSDAERALELDLASEDGQERRITLRPADGQQVGQRQLDGATRTRWRVTLPEALPAGRWQVRGEHGPAHLIVSPGRCFLPPALRDGGRRFGVTTHLYSLRRQEHDPGIGDFGTLALFVDACKKLGADVVGLNPFHALFLSDPGRASPYYPSDRRFLDQRYLASVLDRQYLPESGGRIIDYPKVAMGKLAAAEQSYAALSDQSGLDLFIAEFGSQITAFATFQALEEQFGSSNWRAWPEWARRPETVGDRVDPARVRFFAYLQWMLDQQLAAAAGQAEGMAVGLYRDLAVGAAPEGAEFWSQQDRFAQNVAVGSPPDPFSPTGQIWGVPPLDPQVLMAEGLAGWRDLLRANMRHAGALRIDHAMTLQRLFWVPSGASALDGAYVRNPVDAMFAELALSSHEYSCMVVAEDLGTVPEGFGDRLADADILSTKVMWFERDGMRFKPPGEWAERAAACISTHDLATLAGFWKADDIELRARVHGTAPSDQALAERAEEKAGLAALMGIDPADEAALAPAAHAMLARTPCSLVLAQAEDLVGEVEQLNLPGTDMERPNWRRRLEVPVEELADHPLAQRVVASMKAERP comes from the coding sequence GTGGACCTGCGGGTCCTCCCGGGGCGTCCCTATCCGCTGGGCGTCACCCTTGACGGGAATGGCGTGAACGTCGCGCTGCCGACGGTCGACGCGCAGAAGATCGAGTTCTGCATCTTCGACGGCAGGGGCGAGCGGGAGATCGCCCGCCTGGCCCTGCCGGAGCGGTCCAACGGCATCGTGTTCGGCCGGATCGAGGGCGTGGCGCCCGGCACCCGCTACGGCCTGCGCGTCCATGGGCCCTACGCGCCGAGGGCCGGCCACCGCTTCAACCCGAACAAGCTGCTGGTCGACCCGTTCGCCCGGATGCTGGACCGGCCGTTCCGCTTGGCGCGCTCCATGTTCGGTTACCAGCGCGGCCATCACGACGCCGACCTGTCCTTCGACGAGCAGGACAGCGCGCCGGACATGCCCAAGGCGATCGTGACCAAGCCGTCCCGGCCTTGCGCCGACAGCCGCCCGCGCACCGCCTGGACCCGGACCATCGTCTACGAGGCCCATGTGAAGGGCCTGACCAGGCTGCACCCGGCCCTGCCGGAACGGGTGCGCGGCAAGCTGACCGGCCTGGCCGAGCCGGCGATCCTGGACCACCTGACCAGGCTCGGCGTGACCGCGGTGGAGCTCCTGCCGATCCACGCCTTCCTGGACGAGCGCCATCTGGTGGAGAACGGCCTCGGCAACTACTGGGGCTACAACCCGGTGGCCTTCTCCGCTCCCGACCCGCGCTACCTGGTCGACGGCGGGGAGGACGAGCTGGCGGCCACCGTCGAGCGCCTGCACGGGGCCGGGCTCGAGGTGATCCTGGACGTGGTCTACAACCACAGCGCCGAGGGCGACGAGTTCGGCCCGACCGTTTCCCTGCGCGGCCTGGACAACGCCCTCTACTACCGCCTGGACCCGGCCGACCCCCGCTCCTACCTGAACGATTCGGGCTGCGGGAACACGCTGGCGGTCGAGCGGGCGCCGGTGCTGCGCCTGGTCATGGATTCGCTGCGCCACTGGGCGTCCCTGGGCGTGGACGGCTTCCGCTTCGACCTGGCCCCGACCGTGGCGCGGAATGCGGCCGGCTTCCAGGGCGACGGCGCCTTCCTGATGGCGCTGCGCCAGGACCCGGTCCTGGCCGACCTGAAGCTGATCGCCGAGCCCTGGGACATCGGGCCGGGCGGCTGGCAGACCGGCAACTTCCCGGACGGGTTCACCGAATGGAACGACCGCTACCGGGACGACCTGCGCCGGTTCTGGAAGGGCGAGCCGGAGATGATCGGCCCGCTGGCGACCCGGCTGGCCGGCTCGCAGGACCTGTTCGGCCGGAACGGCCGGGGGCCCTGGGCCAGCCTGAACTTCATCACCGCCCATGACGGCTTCACCCTGCGCGACCTGGTCTCCTACGAGCGCAAGCACAACCAGGCCAACCTGGAGGACAGTCGCGACGGGACCGACGACAACCATTCCTGGAACAACGGGGTCGAGGGACCGTCCAACGATCCGGCGGTGGTGGCCAGGCGCAAGGACGACATCCGCGCGCTGATGGCAGCCCTGATCCTCTCGCGCGGCACCCCGATGCTGACCATGGGCGACGAGTTCGCCCGCAGCCAGGGCGGCAACAACAACGCCTACTGTCAGGACGGGCCGCAGACCTGGCTGAACTGGACCGAGCTGCCGCCGGAGGGCGAGGGGCTGGTGGATCTGGTCGGCCAGCTCGTCCGCCTGCGCCAGGCGCATCCCGCCCTGCATCCCGAGCGCTTCCTGAACGGGCAGAGCGTGACTTGGCGGCGCGAGGACGGCCGCGCCTTCGACAATGGCGACTGGTACCGCCACGACCGCCGCTTTATCGGCATGGAGCTGCGCACCGAGCCGGACGCCCATGGTCTGGAAGACCCAGATCATGTCTATGTCGCGGTCAACGCCCACGACGCCCCGGTCCGCCTGACCCTGCCGCCCGCCGATCATCGCTGGCGGCTGGAACTATCGTCCGCGTCGGGCGCTTCACCGGTGCCGCATGGCATCCAACCCGAGCTGCAGGCCCGATCCGTGACCGTGCTGACCGACCGCGCCGCCCCCAGCGACGGCAACGACCCTGAGACCCTGAAGCGGCTGGCCGACCTCGCCGGCATCGACCTCGCCTGGTGGGACATCGCCGGCACCCGCCACGAGGTGGCGCCGGACAGCCTGAAGGCGCTGCTGCGCGCGATGCGGATCCCGGCCGACAGCCCGGGCGACATCGCCGATTCCTTCACCCGGCTGGATCAGGCGCCCTGGCAGGCGACCCTGCCGAAGCTCTCCAGCGGCCGCGCCGACCGGCCGATCGTGCTGGACGTCACCGTCTCGGACGCCGAGCGCGCTCTGGAACTCGACCTGGCGTCGGAGGACGGCCAGGAACGCCGGATCACCCTGCGCCCGGCCGACGGCCAGCAGGTCGGGCAGCGCCAGCTGGACGGAGCGACGCGCACCCGCTGGCGGGTCACCCTGCCGGAAGCCCTGCCGGCCGGCCGCTGGCAGGTCCGCGGCGAGCACGGCCCGGCCCACCTGATCGTCTCGCCCGGCCGCTGCTTCCTGCCGCCGGCGCTGCGCGACGGGGGGCGCCGGTTCGGGGTGACCACCCATCTCTATTCCCTGCGCCGCCAGGAGCACGATCCGGGCATCGGCGATTTCGGCACGCTCGCCTTGTTCGTCGACGCCTGCAAGAAGCTCGGCGCCGACGTGGTCGGGCTGAACCCGTTCCACGCCCTGTTTCTGAGCGATCCCGGCCGGGCCAGCCCGTACTACCCGTCCGACCGCCGCTTTTTGGACCAGCGCTATCTCGCCAGCGTGCTGGACCGGCAGTACCTGCCAGAGAGCGGCGGCCGGATCATCGACTATCCCAAGGTCGCGATGGGCAAGCTCGCCGCCGCCGAGCAGTCCTACGCCGCCTTGAGCGACCAGTCCGGCCTCGACCTGTTCATCGCCGAATTCGGCAGCCAGATCACGGCGTTCGCCACCTTCCAGGCGCTGGAGGAGCAGTTCGGCTCCAGCAACTGGCGCGCCTGGCCGGAATGGGCGCGCCGGCCGGAGACGGTGGGCGACCGGGTCGATCCGGCCCGGGTCCGCTTCTTCGCCTACCTGCAATGGATGCTCGACCAGCAGCTCGCCGCCGCGGCCGGCCAGGCCGAGGGCATGGCGGTGGGGCTCTACCGCGACCTTGCGGTGGGGGCTGCGCCGGAAGGGGCGGAGTTCTGGTCGCAGCAGGACCGGTTCGCCCAGAACGTCGCGGTCGGCTCGCCGCCCGACCCGTTCAGCCCGACCGGGCAGATCTGGGGCGTACCGCCGCTCGACCCGCAGGTGCTGATGGCCGAGGGCCTGGCCGGCTGGCGCGACCTGCTGCGCGCCAACATGCGCCATGCCGGCGCCTTGCGGATCGACCACGCCATGACCCTGCAGCGCCTGTTCTGGGTGCCCTCCGGCGCCTCGGCGCTGGACGGCGCCTATGTGCGCAACCCGGTCGACGCGATGTTCGCCGAGCTGGCGCTGTCCAGCCACGAATATTCCTGCATGGTGGTGGCCGAGGACCTGGGCACGGTGCCGGAAGGCTTCGGCGACCGCCTGGCCGATGCCGACATCCTGTCCACCAAGGTGATGTGGTTCGAGCGGGACGGCATGCGGTTCAAGCCGCCGGGCGAGTGGGCGGAGCGCGCCGCCGCCTGCATCTCCACCCACGACCTGGCGACGCTTGCCGGGTTCTGGAAGGCCGACGACATCGAGCTGCGCGCCCGGGTGCACGGCACCGCACCCTCCGATCAGGCCCTGGCCGAGCGTGCGGAGGAAAAGGCGGGCCTCGCGGCGCTGATGGGCATCGACCCGGCCGACGAGGCCGCGCTGGCGCCGGCTGCCCATGCCATGCTGGCGCGCACCCCCTGCTCCCTGGTGCTGGCCCAGGCCGAGGACCTGGTGGGCGAGGTCGAGCAGCTCAACCTGCCCGGCACCGACATGGAGCGGCCGAACTGGCGCCGCCGGCTGGAGGTTCCGGTGGAAGAACTTGCCGATCACCCCTTGGCCCAGCGCGTGGTCGCCTCCATGAAGGCGGAACGACCTTGA
- a CDS encoding SDR family oxidoreductase: MAVEKIALITGGGSGVGRSTALALAKAGWSVVVAGRRQEQLDGVVQELGTDKALGVATDVSDDASVQNLFAKIKERFGRLDLLFNNAGTFGRNALLEELTYDDWKAVVDANLTGSFLCTREAFKLMKDQDPQGGRIINNGSISAHVPRPNSIAYTATKHAVTGLTRSTSLDGRKYNIACGQIDIGNAASEMTKKMDGGVPQADGSIKPEPKIDAAHVADTIVHMASLPLDANVQFVTVMATKMPFIGRG, translated from the coding sequence ATGGCAGTCGAGAAAATTGCGCTGATCACCGGCGGCGGCAGCGGGGTGGGCCGTTCCACCGCGCTGGCGCTGGCGAAGGCCGGCTGGTCGGTGGTGGTGGCCGGCAGGCGGCAGGAGCAGCTGGACGGGGTTGTCCAGGAACTGGGTACCGACAAGGCGCTGGGCGTTGCCACCGATGTCAGCGACGACGCCTCGGTGCAGAACCTGTTCGCGAAGATCAAGGAGCGCTTCGGCCGCCTCGACCTCCTGTTCAACAATGCCGGCACGTTCGGCCGCAACGCGCTCCTGGAGGAGCTGACCTACGACGACTGGAAGGCAGTGGTCGACGCCAACCTGACCGGCTCGTTCCTGTGCACCCGGGAAGCCTTCAAGCTCATGAAGGACCAGGACCCGCAGGGTGGGCGGATCATCAACAACGGCTCGATCTCGGCGCACGTGCCGCGGCCGAACTCGATCGCCTACACCGCGACCAAGCACGCGGTCACCGGGCTCACCCGCTCCACCTCGCTGGACGGGCGCAAGTACAACATCGCCTGCGGCCAGATCGACATCGGCAACGCCGCCAGCGAGATGACCAAGAAGATGGATGGCGGCGTCCCCCAGGCGGACGGCTCGATCAAGCCGGAGCCCAAGATCGACGCGGCCCATGTCGCCGACACGATCGTGCACATGGCGAGCCTGCCGCTGGACGCGAACGTCCAGTTCGTCACGGTGATGGCCACCAAGATGCCGTTCATCGGCCGCGGCTGA
- the gabT gene encoding 4-aminobutyrate--2-oxoglutarate transaminase, with amino-acid sequence MTSNADLRARRDAAVAPGVSNPTGVYAAKAENAFVWDVEGRRYIDFAGGIGVQNVGHRHPKVLEAVRRQLDGFTHTAFQVLPYELYVELAEKLNALAPGPARKKTILFTTGAEANENAVKIARAATGRPGVIAFSGAFHGRTLLTLALTGKVSPYKTGFGPMPGEVYHAPFPSPYHGVSERQSLDGIEDLFRYDIGPDRVGAIIIEPVQGEGGFHVAPFGFLRELRALCDRHGILLISDEVQAGMGRTGRYFSIEHSGVVPDLVVTSKSLAAGLPLSAVIGRAKIMDKVGQGGLGGTFSGNPLACAAALAVLEVIEEQGLLQRSLDLGALLTERLEGIARRNDVTSIGEVRGLGAMVAIELVADRATREPATALARKVATLARRDGLVILTSGYAGNVLRVLVPLTAPDEVVEEGLSILERALIEAEA; translated from the coding sequence GTGACGAGCAACGCGGACCTCCGCGCCCGGCGTGACGCCGCCGTGGCACCCGGGGTCAGCAACCCCACCGGCGTCTATGCCGCAAAGGCGGAGAACGCCTTCGTCTGGGATGTCGAAGGCAGGCGCTACATCGATTTTGCCGGCGGGATCGGCGTGCAGAATGTCGGCCACCGCCACCCCAAGGTGCTGGAGGCGGTCCGCCGGCAGCTGGACGGCTTCACCCACACCGCCTTCCAGGTCCTGCCCTACGAGCTCTACGTGGAGCTGGCCGAGAAGCTGAACGCGCTGGCTCCAGGGCCTGCCCGCAAGAAGACCATCCTGTTCACCACCGGGGCCGAGGCCAACGAGAACGCGGTGAAGATCGCCCGCGCCGCCACCGGCCGGCCGGGCGTGATCGCCTTTTCCGGCGCCTTCCATGGCCGCACCCTCCTGACCCTGGCGCTGACCGGCAAGGTGTCGCCCTACAAGACCGGATTCGGGCCGATGCCGGGCGAGGTCTACCACGCCCCGTTCCCCTCACCCTATCACGGGGTGAGCGAGCGGCAGTCGCTGGACGGGATCGAGGACCTGTTCCGCTACGACATCGGCCCGGACCGGGTCGGCGCCATCATCATCGAGCCGGTGCAGGGCGAAGGCGGCTTCCACGTGGCGCCGTTCGGGTTCCTGCGCGAGTTGCGGGCCTTGTGCGACCGGCACGGCATCCTGCTGATCTCGGACGAGGTGCAGGCCGGGATGGGCCGGACCGGCAGGTATTTCTCGATCGAGCATTCCGGCGTGGTGCCGGACCTGGTGGTCACCTCGAAGAGCCTGGCGGCCGGGCTGCCGCTCTCGGCGGTGATCGGCCGGGCCAAAATCATGGACAAGGTCGGCCAGGGCGGGCTCGGCGGCACCTTTTCCGGCAATCCTTTGGCCTGCGCGGCGGCGCTGGCGGTGCTGGAGGTGATCGAGGAGCAGGGCCTCCTGCAACGCAGCCTGGACCTGGGCGCCCTTCTGACCGAACGGCTAGAGGGGATCGCGCGGCGCAACGACGTCACCTCGATCGGCGAGGTCCGCGGCCTCGGAGCGATGGTGGCCATCGAGCTGGTCGCCGACCGGGCGACCAGGGAGCCGGCCACGGCGCTTGCCCGCAAGGTCGCGACCCTGGCGCGCCGCGACGGCCTGGTGATCCTGACCAGCGGCTATGCCGGCAACGTGCTGCGGGTGCTGGTCCCGCTCACCGCCCCCGACGAGGTGGTCGAGGAAGGCCTGTCGATCCTGGAGCGGGCGCTGATCGAGGCGGAAGCCTGA
- a CDS encoding flavin monoamine oxidase family protein, whose translation MSASMPGVRARGADTRPVTMFGPDFPFAYDDHVAHPAGLGRLPATRHGTEVAVIGAGISGIVAAYELMKLGLKPVVYEADRIGGRLRSETFKGGDGTIAELGAMRFPPSSTTLFHYMDKVGLRTRPFPNPLTPACRSTVIELGGQAHYARRLADLPPLFQEVADAWKEMLEQEASFSEVQAAIRARDVPTLKAVWNQLVPALDEQSFYGFIARSKAFARRSFRHREVFGQVGFGTGGWDTDYPNSMLEILRVVYTNADEDHRSVLGGVEQLPVRLWEQKLDGLVHWPDGTSLKALHNGMPMPGVARIGRDADGRIAITDRWGNRQCFEAAVATCQVWLLSARIDCDEALFPHPMWMAMERTHYMQASKTFVLVDRPFWKDVDPATGRDRMSMTLSDRLTRGTYLLDQGEGRPSVICLSYTWNDDALKWLSLPVDERVRLMLHSLAQIYPGLDIRRHIIGHPITVSWEADPNFMGAFKANLPGHYRYQRRLFTHFMQDGLPPGQRGIFLAGDDVSWTAGWAEGAVTTALNAVWGVVRHLGGSSLPGNPGPGDLFQDRAPVALPD comes from the coding sequence ATGTCCGCATCCATGCCGGGGGTCCGGGCGCGCGGCGCAGACACCCGGCCGGTCACCATGTTCGGGCCGGACTTCCCGTTCGCCTATGACGACCATGTCGCCCACCCGGCAGGGCTCGGCCGGCTGCCGGCGACGCGGCACGGCACCGAGGTGGCGGTGATCGGCGCCGGGATCTCGGGCATCGTCGCGGCTTATGAGCTGATGAAGCTGGGCCTCAAGCCGGTGGTCTACGAGGCCGACCGGATCGGCGGGCGGCTGCGCTCGGAGACGTTCAAGGGCGGCGACGGCACCATTGCCGAGCTGGGCGCCATGCGCTTCCCGCCCTCCTCCACGACGCTGTTCCACTACATGGACAAGGTCGGGCTGCGCACCCGGCCCTTCCCCAACCCGCTCACCCCCGCCTGCCGCAGCACCGTGATCGAGCTGGGCGGCCAGGCCCACTACGCCCGCCGGCTGGCGGACCTGCCGCCATTGTTCCAGGAGGTGGCCGATGCCTGGAAGGAGATGCTGGAGCAGGAGGCATCGTTCTCCGAGGTGCAGGCCGCCATCCGCGCCCGCGACGTGCCTACGCTGAAAGCGGTCTGGAACCAGCTGGTCCCCGCCCTGGACGAGCAGAGCTTCTACGGCTTCATCGCCCGCTCGAAAGCGTTTGCCCGGCGCTCGTTCCGCCATCGCGAGGTGTTCGGCCAGGTCGGCTTTGGCACCGGCGGCTGGGACACCGACTATCCCAACTCGATGCTGGAGATCCTGCGGGTCGTCTACACCAACGCCGACGAGGACCATCGCTCCGTGCTGGGCGGGGTCGAGCAACTGCCGGTGCGCCTGTGGGAGCAGAAGCTGGACGGACTGGTGCACTGGCCGGACGGCACCTCGCTCAAGGCGCTGCACAACGGCATGCCGATGCCCGGGGTGGCCAGGATCGGGCGGGACGCCGACGGCCGGATCGCGATCACCGACCGCTGGGGCAACCGGCAGTGCTTCGAGGCCGCCGTGGCGACCTGCCAGGTCTGGCTGCTGTCCGCGCGGATCGACTGCGACGAGGCGCTGTTCCCCCATCCCATGTGGATGGCGATGGAGCGCACCCACTACATGCAGGCGTCCAAGACCTTCGTGCTGGTGGACCGGCCGTTCTGGAAGGACGTCGATCCCGCCACCGGGCGCGACCGGATGAGCATGACCCTGTCCGACCGGCTGACCCGCGGCACCTACCTGCTCGACCAGGGCGAGGGCAGGCCAAGCGTGATCTGCCTGTCCTACACCTGGAACGACGACGCCCTGAAATGGCTGTCCCTGCCGGTGGACGAGCGGGTGCGGCTGATGCTGCACAGCCTGGCGCAGATCTACCCTGGCCTGGACATCCGCCGGCACATCATCGGCCACCCGATCACCGTCTCCTGGGAAGCCGACCCGAACTTCATGGGCGCGTTCAAGGCCAACCTGCCCGGCCACTACCGCTACCAGCGCCGCCTGTTCACGCATTTCATGCAGGACGGGCTGCCGCCCGGACAGCGCGGCATCTTCCTGGCCGGCGACGACGTGTCCTGGACAGCGGGATGGGCAGAAGGGGCGGTCACGACGGCTTTGAACGCGGTCTGGGGTGTTGTACGTCATCTCGGCGGATCGAGCCTCCCCGGCAACCCTGGTCCGGGCGATCTGTTCCAGGACCGGGCCCCGGTGGCGCTTCCCGACTGA
- the speB gene encoding agmatinase, producing the protein MTFNQPLGGNEMPRFAGPGTMMRLPAAASAEGLDACFVGIPMDIGASHRAGTRFGPRQIRQESTMIRPYNMATRAAPFDSLQVADIGDIPTNTFDLKKSVQIIEDHYDRILATGCIPLGLGGDHTLVYPILRAVAKKHGPVGLIHVDAHADINDEMFGEKIAHGTPFRRAVEAGAIDTKRAIQIGLRGSGYAADDFDWPRQQGFRVVQAEECWHKSLVPLMAEVRAMMGDGPVYMSFDIDSLDPAFAPGTGTLEVGGLTIWQALEIVRGCRGLNLVGCDLVEVSPPYDQAGTTALVAANILFEMLCVLPGVQYRS; encoded by the coding sequence ATGACCTTCAACCAGCCGCTCGGTGGCAACGAGATGCCGCGCTTCGCCGGGCCGGGCACGATGATGCGCCTGCCGGCCGCCGCATCCGCCGAAGGCCTGGATGCCTGCTTCGTCGGGATCCCCATGGACATCGGCGCCTCGCACCGGGCCGGGACCCGGTTCGGGCCGCGCCAGATCCGCCAGGAATCGACGATGATCCGGCCCTACAACATGGCGACCCGGGCCGCCCCCTTCGACAGCCTGCAGGTGGCGGACATCGGCGACATCCCCACCAACACGTTCGACCTGAAGAAGTCGGTCCAGATCATCGAGGACCATTACGACCGGATCCTGGCGACCGGCTGCATCCCGCTGGGTCTCGGCGGCGACCACACCCTGGTCTACCCGATCCTGCGCGCGGTCGCGAAGAAGCACGGGCCGGTCGGGCTGATCCATGTGGATGCCCATGCCGACATCAACGACGAGATGTTCGGCGAGAAGATCGCGCACGGGACCCCGTTCCGCCGCGCGGTCGAGGCCGGCGCCATCGACACGAAGCGGGCCATCCAGATCGGCCTGCGCGGCTCGGGCTATGCCGCCGACGATTTCGACTGGCCGCGCCAGCAGGGCTTCCGGGTCGTCCAGGCCGAGGAGTGCTGGCACAAGTCGCTGGTGCCGCTCATGGCCGAGGTCCGCGCCATGATGGGCGACGGCCCGGTCTACATGAGCTTCGACATCGACAGCCTGGACCCTGCCTTCGCGCCTGGCACCGGCACGCTGGAGGTGGGCGGGCTCACCATCTGGCAGGCCCTGGAGATCGTGCGCGGCTGCCGGGGCCTGAACCTGGTCGGCTGCGACCTGGTCGAGGTGTCGCCTCCCTACGACCAGGCCGGAACCACCGCGCTGGTCGCGGCCAACATCCTGTTCGAGATGCTGTGCGTGCTGCCGGGGGTCCAGTACCGGAGCTGA
- a CDS encoding carbon-nitrogen hydrolase family protein: MRVRLFQGPLKAGTPAENLEHMAEVAARQEGGLLVSPEMFLSGYNIGREAAARLAEPVDGPSARRAAMIARATGTALLYGYPERGEDGQVYNAAILIDRTGRTLLNYRKCHLFTDLDRAMFQPGPAHAPVVELDGIRVGVLICYDVEFPEAVRALALEGAQLVAVPTALMQPYDVIARTIVPARAIENQVFIAYANHCGREGELDYCGLSCVVGPEGQDLARAGRGEEVVGAEIDLAILDRSRPLYTYLADRRPELYAPLAHGDPA; the protein is encoded by the coding sequence ATGCGGGTGAGGCTGTTCCAGGGACCGCTGAAAGCAGGAACGCCGGCGGAGAACCTGGAGCACATGGCCGAGGTGGCGGCGCGCCAGGAAGGCGGGCTGCTGGTCAGCCCGGAAATGTTCCTGTCCGGCTACAACATCGGCCGGGAAGCGGCGGCACGGCTGGCCGAGCCGGTCGATGGGCCGTCGGCGCGACGGGCAGCGATGATCGCCAGGGCCACCGGCACCGCCCTGCTGTACGGCTACCCCGAGCGCGGAGAGGACGGGCAGGTCTACAACGCCGCGATCCTGATCGACCGGACCGGCCGGACGCTGCTGAACTACCGCAAGTGCCACCTGTTCACCGACCTGGATCGCGCGATGTTCCAGCCGGGTCCGGCGCATGCCCCGGTGGTCGAGCTGGACGGGATCCGGGTGGGCGTCCTGATCTGCTACGACGTCGAGTTTCCGGAGGCGGTTCGGGCGCTGGCCCTGGAGGGCGCGCAGCTGGTGGCGGTGCCGACTGCGCTGATGCAGCCCTACGACGTGATCGCGCGCACCATCGTCCCGGCCCGCGCCATCGAGAACCAGGTCTTCATCGCCTATGCCAACCATTGCGGGCGGGAAGGCGAACTCGACTATTGCGGGCTGAGCTGCGTGGTCGGCCCCGAGGGCCAGGACCTTGCCCGTGCCGGCCGCGGCGAGGAGGTGGTCGGCGCCGAGATCGACCTCGCCATACTGGACCGCTCGCGCCCGCTCTACACCTATCTCGCCGACCGCCGGCCGGAGCTGTACGCGCCGCTGGCCCACGGAGACCCTGCATGA